A stretch of DNA from Rhizobacter sp.:
ACGGCCATGCGATGCAAGGGATGATGGGTTCCTACCTCGAGAAGAACCTGCAGACCTTCACCGACATCCAGAAGAACCTCGCCGAGCAGTCCAAGGGCCTGTACGACGCCAACATGATGAACCCCGAGGTCTGGACGCAGTTCCTCAACGGCCAGGCGCCCGGGGTGCAGAACCTCATGGGCAACTACCTCGAACAGTCGAAGAACATGTTCGAGAAGATGCAGGAGCAGATGGCCAAGCAGGCCGAGACCTTCTTCCCGGGCATGCCGGGTTTCAGCCCGCCCAAGCGCTGACCCGGGTGTTGTTTCGGGAGAAAATCCCGGGATGACAGAAGACACTCTCGCCGCGCCTCCCGGCCTGGCCCCCAAGATCGGATTCGTCTCGCTCGGTTGCCCCAAGGCGCTGACGGACTCCGAGCTCATCCTCACGCAATTGCGCGCCGAGGGCTACGACACCTCCAAGACCTTCGCGGGAGCCGACCTCGTGATCGTCAACACCTGCGGCTTCATCGACGACGCGGTGAAGGAGAGCCTCGACACCATCGGCGAGGCGCTGGCCGAGAACGGCAAGGTGATCGTCACCGGCTGCCTGGGCGCGAAGGCGGGTGACGGCGGCGGCAATCTCGTGCAGCAAATGCACCCAAGCGTGCTCGCCGTGACCGGCCCGCATGCCACGAACGAGGTGATGGACGCCGTGCACAAGCACGTGCCCAAGCCGCACGACCCGTTCGTCGACCTCGTGCCGGCCCAGGGCATCAAGCTCACGCCCAAGCACTACGCGTACTTGAAGATCAGCGAAGGCTGCAACCACCGTTGCAGCTTCTGCATCATCCCGAGCATGCGCGGCGACCTGGTGTCGCGGCCCATCGGCGATGTGCTCTCCGAGGCGCAGCGCCTCTTCGAAGCCGGCGTGAAGGAACTGCTCGTCATCAGCCAGGACACGAGCGCCTACGGTGTCGACGTGAAGTACCGCACCGGTTTCTGGGACGGCAAGCCCGTCAAGACCCGCATGCTCGACCTGTGCGAGAAGCTCGGTGCGCTGGCGCAACAGCACGGAGCCTGGGTGCGGCTGCACTACGTCTACCCGTATCCGCATGTCGACGAGGTGCTGCCGTTGATGGCCGAGGGGCTGATCCTGCCGTACCTCGACGTGCCGTTCCAGCACTCGCACCCGGACGTGCTCAAGCGCATGAAGCGCCCGGCCAACGGCGAGAAGAACCTCGACCGGCTGTTGCGCTGGCGCGAGGTCTGCCCCGAGCTGGTCGTGCGCAGCACCTTCATCGCCGGCTTTCCGGGTGAAACCGAAGCCGAGTTCGAGCACCTGCTTGGCTTCATGCGCGAGGCGCAGATCGACCGTGCCGGCTGCTTCGCCTATTCGCCGGTGGAAGGGGCGACCGCCAACGAGCTGCCGAACCCGGTGCCCGCCGAGGTGCGCGAGGAGCGTCGCGCGCGCTTCATGGCGGTGGCCGAAGAAGTCTCGGCCGCCAAGCTGCGCAGCCGCGTGGGGGCCACGATGCAGGTGCTGGTCGATTCCGCGCCCGCGATGGGCAAGAAGGGCGGCGTGGGCCGCAGCTACGCCGATGCGCCCGAGATCGACGGCACCGTGCAGCTGCTCGCGCCGCAGAAGCTGTCGAAGACGCTCAAGGTGGGTGAGTTCACGCAGGCCCGCATCGTCGACACTCGTGGGCATGACCTCATCGCCCAGCCGA
This window harbors:
- the phaR gene encoding polyhydroxyalkanoate synthesis repressor PhaR produces the protein MAPPRRPSASDDGSTEGNSQRVLKKYPNRRLYDTQTSSYITLADVKKMVLEGQDFVVRDAKTGDDLTRSILLQIILEEETGGVPMFSSQMLAQIIRFYGHAMQGMMGSYLEKNLQTFTDIQKNLAEQSKGLYDANMMNPEVWTQFLNGQAPGVQNLMGNYLEQSKNMFEKMQEQMAKQAETFFPGMPGFSPPKR
- the rimO gene encoding 30S ribosomal protein S12 methylthiotransferase RimO → MTEDTLAAPPGLAPKIGFVSLGCPKALTDSELILTQLRAEGYDTSKTFAGADLVIVNTCGFIDDAVKESLDTIGEALAENGKVIVTGCLGAKAGDGGGNLVQQMHPSVLAVTGPHATNEVMDAVHKHVPKPHDPFVDLVPAQGIKLTPKHYAYLKISEGCNHRCSFCIIPSMRGDLVSRPIGDVLSEAQRLFEAGVKELLVISQDTSAYGVDVKYRTGFWDGKPVKTRMLDLCEKLGALAQQHGAWVRLHYVYPYPHVDEVLPLMAEGLILPYLDVPFQHSHPDVLKRMKRPANGEKNLDRLLRWREVCPELVVRSTFIAGFPGETEAEFEHLLGFMREAQIDRAGCFAYSPVEGATANELPNPVPAEVREERRARFMAVAEEVSAAKLRSRVGATMQVLVDSAPAMGKKGGVGRSYADAPEIDGTVQLLAPQKLSKTLKVGEFTQARIVDTRGHDLIAQPI